The genomic window AGGCAGTGTACTGCATGGTATCCTCCTTATCACCGTCGCCCTCCCTCAGCGTCCACTGGAGCTCCTGCACGAAGCGCGCGATGGCGACGCACGCGATGCTCACCGCCTGCTGGCTCCCCGCGCAGGTCCTCCTCCCGGCGCCGAACGCCAGCGTCTTGTACCTGTCGGCCAACTTGAACCCCTCGCCGAGGAATCTCTCCGGCGACCACTCTCCGGGCGACTCCCAGGCCTCCTCGTCCATGTGGCACCCGAACACGTTGATCATCACCTGGGTGCCCGCGGGGACGTCGTAGCCGGCGAGCGTGGTGTCGTCGTGGACGAACCTCGTGGGGAGCACCGGCACCGGGGAGTGCAGCCGCAGCGTCTCGTGGAGCACGGCGTCGAGGTACGGCAGCCTTGGTAGGTCCTCCTCGGTCACCGCCTTGCCGCCGCACACCTCTCGAATCTCCCGGTAAAGCCTTTCCTGGACAAATTTTTACCAGTTTTAATTGGTTGGCAAAATATAAtgctcaaattaattaattaatgcatctGACAGACATTaagaatataaatatatatatacaagatcATTCTTTTTTCTTGCCTGTTTGTCAGGGTTCTTGGCAAGCTCATACATGGCCCATTCAGTGGTTACCAGGACAGTATCCACAGCAGCAGCGATGGACTccgccagcagcagcatcagttGGTGATCTGTCAGCTGTGTACTGTTCTTAGCTTCCAGCAAGAAGTCAATATAGGATATCCTTGCCTGCATGCAAATGCAACACACTGCATTTCTTCAGATGATCTCGCGACAGAAATAaagtttcccttttttttttttctctggatACGAATTGAATAAAATTTTTGTCATGTGTATAGTGCGTTTCGCGTCACCTCTCCGCGCGCAATCCTTTCCTTCTGCCTCTTGATCAACGCGTTCATCACAGCATCTCGTCTAAATTCTGTACTAGACACTATTGTTTCGAAGCTCTTGTTTGGAAGCCAGCTGAGGTAGGGGAAGTAGTCCCTCCAATCAGGCTCCACGACACACGACAATATCTCATGCACAAGGACATGGAAGATCTCTTCCTTGGATATCTCCCTCCCAAACTCTTCCACATAAACTGAACACACATCCTCAcctaaattctgaaattgcaACAATCATGATCAGTACAAGTAACCTGAAATCGCAACAATTCTATAAGTCCATAACAatgttcgttcaaaaaaaaaaaaag from Oryza glaberrima chromosome 6, OglaRS2, whole genome shotgun sequence includes these protein-coding regions:
- the LOC127776066 gene encoding ent-kaurene oxidase-like 5, with the protein product MESLLAAGAGGIGVAAAAAVVAATLAVVPPKDRGNNPPPAVPGLPVIGNMHQLKEKKPHHTFTKWSKTYGPIYTIKTGASSVVVLNSTEVAKEAMIEKFSSISTKKLPKALSVISRKNMVSISDYGDFYKMAKRNIMLAILGFNAQKHFCDTRERMVSNVLSSLHKLVAVDPHSPLNFREVYTTELFGLSLIQNLGEDVCSVYVEEFGREISKEEIFHVLVHEILSCVVEPDWRDYFPYLSWLPNKSFETIVSSTEFRRDAVMNALIKRQKERIARGEARISYIDFLLEAKNSTQLTDHQLMLLLAESIAAAVDTVLVTTEWAMYELAKNPDKQERLYREIREVCGGKAVTEEDLPRLPYLDAVLHETLRLHSPVPVLPTRFVHDDTTLAGYDVPAGTQVMINVFGCHMDEEAWESPGEWSPERFLGEGFKLADRYKTLAFGAGRRTCAGSQQAVSIACVAIARFVQELQWTLREGDGDKEDTMQYTALKLHPLHVHLKPRGS